One genomic segment of SAR324 cluster bacterium includes these proteins:
- a CDS encoding SDR family NAD(P)-dependent oxidoreductase, with translation MKKKSKVVLLTGCASGIGCHMTRALSQQDFRVIATDINMDALAEKAREEMWSPEKVMLGKLDIRVPSDWEYVLYQAAQKWQQLDIVINNAGYLQPGYIHETSPDEIRKHMDINATGTMIGTQIAAKRMVSQKHGHIINIASLAGIAPVPGLSLYSASKFAVRGFSLAVAQELRPLGVYVTTICPDAVQTPMLDLQKGYEEAALTFSGMKTLTVEDIEKAIMKAIKHHPLEITIPFSRGGISKLVNTFPQLSFPAAPLLKWHGRRKQARNQKQQSS, from the coding sequence ATGAAGAAAAAATCAAAAGTGGTTCTGTTGACAGGCTGTGCCAGCGGTATCGGTTGCCACATGACCAGAGCCTTGAGCCAACAGGACTTCAGAGTCATTGCCACGGACATCAATATGGACGCACTGGCTGAAAAAGCCAGGGAAGAGATGTGGAGTCCTGAAAAAGTCATGTTGGGAAAGCTTGATATCCGGGTTCCTTCGGATTGGGAGTATGTGCTGTATCAGGCGGCCCAGAAATGGCAACAACTGGATATTGTCATCAACAATGCCGGTTATCTGCAACCCGGATATATCCATGAAACATCCCCTGATGAAATCCGCAAACATATGGATATCAATGCCACTGGAACGATGATTGGAACACAGATCGCCGCTAAACGCATGGTTTCACAAAAACATGGACACATCATCAATATCGCGTCATTGGCAGGAATCGCTCCGGTACCCGGTCTCTCGCTTTATTCAGCCTCCAAATTCGCGGTAAGAGGTTTCTCACTGGCAGTCGCTCAGGAACTTCGTCCGCTTGGCGTTTATGTGACGACCATCTGTCCTGATGCGGTGCAAACCCCCATGCTGGATCTTCAGAAAGGCTATGAAGAAGCTGCCCTGACCTTTTCAGGTATGAAAACCCTGACGGTGGAAGACATTGAAAAAGCCATCATGAAAGCCATCAAACACCATCCACTGGAAATCACGATTCCTTTCAGCAGAGGCGGGATCTCCAAACTGGTGAACACGTTTCCGCAATTGAGTTTTCCAGCAGCACCACTATTGAAATGGCATGGGCGCAGGAAACAGGCACGAAACCAGAAACAGCAATCATCATGA